The genomic region TGAAAGACGTGTAAAAACCCTTTTACAGTCACTGGTACGAACttaagctagctaacattactcTAGCAAATGTTAATATAACGTCGAGCTAGAGCAGGACTAAAGTTACGGGCTCTGCATTCACTCCATGATGTGCAAAATAAAACGTTACGTTATACGTAAAATGAGCATAACTATAGCTATACAGCATAGCctactctgttttttttttaaataaaatattttttaaattctgtctACTCTTGGTTACGTTTTATCTAAATTGGTGCTTTACTTAATTATTCCTATTTTTATATTGAAGTTTGGTTTCATTTTggcaaatgtgtgtttgtgtccagttcAGACGAGAAACATCCTGTTGAGCTGAAGGATGAAGGATGTTTTTCAGTTCCTTCGCCTCCCAATTCCTCATTCCCAACCCCTGCACCATCTTCGTCACCACCTCACAAAGATTTGCAGACCAGTTCTATCTCTCAAAATCAATGGAGAGACATCGGAGCTACTGCATCCCACCGGAACAAGGTTAGAGAGCACCGTGGGTTCAGAGCACCCGTTTTCATGCAACGCAGGTgtggtggctgctgctgctgcaattGTAGCCAGAGGAGATCCAGACCATGGAGATCCAGACCATGGAGATCCAGACAAAGGAGATTCAGACAAAGGAGACCCAAGCCAACTAGGTTCACACCAGTAACATCATGGCAACACCTTCCTGTGACCATCCAGCCTACCAAGTGGTACCAGGTTGTCGGGAGAATGCGGTGCAGCTTGTGCTACGCCCAGGGATGGCACTATATGACGTCTTGGATGTGCCAGAGCTGCCAGGTGCCCCTGTGCCTGTTGCCATATAGGAACTGCTACGCCGAGTGGCACGGTCAGACATGTTGAGTCTTTCCTGGGAGCAAACAGCAGTGAAAGTTTATTCTCTGATTGGATACGTTCTTGTGTTAGTGCAGCTTTAGTTAGCCTGTAGGCTTTTCCTGTTTATCCGTTACACTCAAATTCGTAGGCAACTTGCAAGCTGCTGAGTATTGTGACGCAGAATTAATTTTGCGAGTACATGAGAGACAccgcttgttttttttggatggtCAACAGGTTTGCACTCTGTTAGTTGTATATTCCCATTGTGACTATATATTTTAGGAACAACAATTTCTATTGGATTCCGCTGGTTCTGTTTGTAATTAAATTGCAAAAGTTGTATATGgttatttttgctttatttctgtattAGTCCACTTTACATGTGGGAGGCACACTGTAGTATCAAAAAGGGTAACTGaacattaaagtgctcatattatgctctcTTTCctgttcataattgtattttgaggttgtaccataATACGTTAGTgtggtttattttcaaaaaaacactatcTTTGTTCATTTTTGGCTATTGgctatttttgttattggtTTGACTGCCACAAACTAGACTAGCACATTGTTCATCACCaccctgtaaacatagaggctccaatgaagagaagagagagcattacagcgctttaaaaccttttttatagtctgtttaaaacttacagaagaaagtagtagcaggcggctcgtaaaattaaatgagaatcaaagttatttaaaaatgaaattgtgaacagggtgaatcgagattgtgATTTtctaacgattaatcgtgcagacttactgcacattgctgcagctcctcttttcaccctgtgtgttgagctctgtgGTGAGGCATCtgacttctgttccatcttttttgggagtcgcacaagcgcagtacctaggtaaagactacaagccagtcagaagcagagtatgaggagtgtttcccacagattaGAACGCATATTTGTGACGCCAAggtagaaagaaatagaaatctttagCCCAATAATCACAAATTCAACACAGGAATTTAGTGGGCCTTATTATTACTAAGGTAGCCTAAGTGTAAAATAAATTCTGCAAAGGGAGGGGAAAAGATCAATAAAATCACTATATTTTAGTCAGTGAAAGGCTGCCGAGGAGAAGGAATTCATCTTACTAAAAACACGAATGAAATGTACCTGATAGTGTTCAACAAACTTAAAGATAAGACAACTGTGAACTGGTTTCATGCTGTTAATATGAAATAGCCTAAGCCACAAAACATTAGCAGTACTTTGTTAGCATCAGAAATATCAAACTCCATTTCACTAAGGAAAGGAAatgctttttaattaatttttaatttaatcaaaaaagtcaaatatctttgactgtatcaTTGCATGTCCCATATAGCCTTCTCTCTTACAGTTTGTTTGACATAAAGCCCTAATAAAGTCGGCAAAAAAGTTCCTTGTCCATCCTAGAATTTAGAAAATCAAGCAAGAAAATCAttctgaatacatttttaaaatgtaatcacaTGCCTGAATTTGCGTTTTGAGTGTCAAAGTCTGCAAATTATGTTCTGAGTGTTGCAAAATTGCAGTTTGAGAACAACTTCCCGTCGAGTAGGGACGAGTAGACTGCAGGCCGGGCCTGGCAGCCGGCCACCTCGGCGGTCTGGCTGCAGAAAAGCGCAGATTGGTGGATGTCTTCACCAAAGCTATCATGTCCCACAAGAGGCGGCGTTTTGCTTTCTctgctgtgtgcgtgtgtgtgtgtgtgtgtgtgtgtgtgtgtgtgtgtgtgtgtgtgtgtgtgtgtgtgtgtgtgtgtgtgtgtgtgtgtgtgtgtgtgtgtgtgtgtgtgtgtgtgtgtgtgtgtgtgtgtgtgtgtgtgtgtgtgtgtgcgcgcgcgcgcgcacactcGTTTTCCCTCTCCCTGGTGGTGCTGGGGTGTTTGGCAGGATAAATATAGCCGCGTTGGTGTAAAGCTGTTTTTCTCCTCGGCTTTTGTAGCTTTAATCAAAAGCAATCTGGAGGAGGGagaaatggaaaaagggaaaatgggggatgagagagagagagagagagggagaacaggatgatggagggagagagaagaagggtAAGAGGAAGGGCGGTGGGTGCGCTGTGCGGCTGCTGccaaagtgttttatttaagCTCTCTTTTAAAGAGTCGTCGGGGAGTGTTCAGGAGTAATGAGAGCCCTGGTGGCTGGAGGAGAGGGACTGACTCTACCCTCCATCCTCCGGATCTCTTTATCTCCCGCCCAACCTCCGTCCATCACAGGAGTAGGACTTCACGGTAGAGctgcacaataaaaacagaaaaatcaaatatcacgatatgtATTACAGAATATGTCAAAGttgatattgtagggttgactaccGGTGCAAtcacaaaatatgtacacaatgagattttagataagTAGCCAtggatacaatgactaaatgttaaaataataaatcagctataaaacatgtaaacatcttaaaatgacatcactttactgtaacacagcctttaaaaccaggaaaatatATTGCAAAATCACAATATCCAAAAGTTTAATAGGATATCTAACCTCATATAGCGATATAATGTCAAAATATTGCACAGCCCTTATTTGACTGTTTGGAAAATGTGGTAATCAATTACATGTTTGCGTAATAAAGGAATACTGCAATTTCTATCTTTTGTCACCTACATCTACAACAATTCCCAGAAATAAATCTgggaaataacagaaaaggttCAGGCCGCTCATTACCCTGAAGCTGAAATATTGTGTACATCTATGGCATGAAacgttttttgtgtttttttattaacattaatatgagttccccccgcctgcctatggtcccccagtggctagaaatggtgataggtgtaaaccgagccctggggatcctgctctgcctttgaggaaatgaaagctcagatgggccgatctggaatcttgctccttatgaggtcataaggggcaaggttacctcccctttctctactttgcccgcccagagaatttggcccccccatgagagagagacatcatggctttcaaacgagcagagtggcagttggtcaaggccacccccccaGCCTCTACCTTGTCCTATAAGTGCCCTAAATTATtaactcagttacaaattataaaagtaactagttacttcggAAAGTAACTattgcgttactttcaagtgcatttttaaatgcacaaatTTGACCCCACCTCCACGGCTCTTTAACTGAActgaaaatacatgtgcatgttaaattatttatgataaatatgaattttataatgaaatggacacctaatacattattaaaagaaacaatGTTCACAAATCTAAACAACTTTAATGtcgctgtgggacaaagtgagactagcctccaatcaaatgctaGGAATGTGTATATCATGTTTATATAGTGGATCCATACAAATAACACAAGAGATGTTTTGNNNNNNNNNNNNTTTATTGCCCCTCATCTGCGCTctccatacctgtctctcgttgactgactcgcttgtggTGTTCGTTGTGTCTGACTATGGGTGCTTATGAACCCCCGCCCAACTCTactctctgattggcttatcgtgaaattttactcaacctcagccaatcgtcagcctTTATGCGCTTGTCCAGAcctagttggtctgatgaaaaaaaacgcTTCAGTTATAGCAACGCACCACATTTTCGTCAGTAACAGTAACAACATTATTAAGTGGGGACGAGTAATCAATTAGTGTACTCAGTACCgaaaaaagtaacgccgttAATTTATAAAAGACCTGCGTTGAAAGTGCaacttgagtaaaagtagcTAAGTATCATAAGGAAAATATACTTTAaggattaaaagtaaaagtactcaatgagGAAAACCCCCTTACTTTTTAGAATGTAGCtatgttaattttgtgtttaatggtctaatcatttcagcNNNNNNNNNNGGCCGTTAcattgttggctagtttcatATAAGCACATCCTAGCACGTACTTTAGAATAAAGTATGTGTTATGTGTGcaaaatcttaatgtgtaaagtaactagtaactaNNNNNNNNNNagatgaatgtagtggagtaaaaagtacaatatgtctctctgaaatgtagcgcagtagaagtagaaagtgccatgaaaagaaaagactcaagttaAGTACAAGTAGCTCAACATTTGTCAAGTACAGTTCTTAAGTAAATATACGtggttactttccaccactgcctataataataaagtattttcaaagtttttataaTATTCAAGATCTGGTCATTTTAAAGATGCTGaaactaataaaaaatgtatttgttgattCATATTAACAAGCTTTATTCTAATTCTCATATGTGCACGTGGTAAAAACATATTGCACGTAACACAAACCACCCgtaatacattacattaaactaCAGCTTCAAGTagcattgtttaaaaaagttaCTAGATACTTTACAACTTTAGATTTTTGCACcagaaacacatgtagtttataaaatacaatgttttattataaattacaCTACCTGACAAGATAATGGCCTTCAAGtttacgttcaaaagttgttttggtcgtgcaacagaaaactccgattggacagatagtctagctagctgtcNNNNNNNNNNgatttaccctgcagagacctgaggaccagggaaccatagtcctcagaaatccaccggaggttagaacgccaacatccggccgaaaagagtAACATGcggcagaatttccggcggcaatggagcaatcccggaagtggaacgtcgtggatatagacgtGATGTATGTGCACATCCTGAAATGGAACACgtcttttatttctaaagaaacatgagcATCAATTGTAATCTGAGAATTGGGATGCAGTGTAGATGAAGCCAATCAAGAATAGCTACTGTGGTGTGTGAACACAGCCAATGTATAGTTGCTGTGCATATGTGTGATGAGacaaatagaaagaaagaagaccGGAGATATCATTTTGGCAAGTTGAATATCCTTTTTATTATCCAGTTGGCTTTGTGTGCCTCATTTGGACGGCCAGAAGCCGCCCACAGTGgaagccaagctgtttcctggTATAACTGCCATGATGTTGATCTTAAAACGCTTCCATAAAAGCCTGTCTTGGTTTTGAACCACACTCATTGGCAGCAGTGCAGCTCTTTAGGAAGTGTATTGTTCCATTTCCTGTTTGACAGGGACTGCGATTGAAGCCGGACATGAGATTGGTGGTTGGCAAAGTGTGcactgagatgttttttttcactgactGCAGCGAAGAAAACACCTCAGACAAAGACGTCCATTTCTCGGAAATGTTGTGTAAGAGCCGAAGTCACGCCCTTCTACTTCCATGGAACctgtttttcaaaaaagaaaagaaaaagaatggtAGTGAATGGGTAGAGGCTAATTACAAACAGCTCTTTGAATTGTAACTGTCAGTAACTTTGAgaggtcgcctgccaatcggaaggttgttGGTTCGATCCCtcgccctgcagtcccatgtcgaagtgtccttgggcaagacactggaccctgagttgcccccgatgcttcggagggtaaatgtgtgtgagtgtttatgtgATGAGCTGGGgccaccttgtacagcagcctcagccacagtgtgagaatgtgtgtgaatgtactatgtaaaagcgctttgagtagtcNNNNNNNNNNgaaaagcgctatataagaacagtccattcacattcatattcatattcatattcaatCAATAGCAGGGTTTTTGCGGGGTCTCAAAAAGTCTAgaatttaaaaatctaaattttaggCCTTCAAAAAGTCCTTAATTCGCTGAAGTATTGCTTTATAGGTCTTCAACACTTATAAACAGGTCTTTCATTCAAAACTTCAAATGGGATTTGctgtatatgtattaatattaCTCGGTgtcacttttatttaatttgaatgCGTTTATTTACTTTGCAACAGCAGCGGACTGGGACAAAAATTCTGCCCTGGCACCGTAGCCCCACCAGCCCACATTACCACGCCCATGCAGCCCCACCCACGGACACGTGCATTAACTAATTACATTTGTGTACAGATGGTGAAATGATATAAGCAGTACCTTATGTAAcagatttttaaacatttgataTAAGTAACTGGCAAACAATCCTTACTACTTTGTAAAGAGCATGTGTTTATGACAAATTGACACATAGTGCCTATTTATGCCGTTTCTGTCATTCTCTACAgtattttgttctttgttgtcaCTCTCAGTCTGTTTGATTGTGTTGTGACACTGTACATATTGTCTGTCTGATCTTCCATCTTTTCATCTGTTTAACTCTAACTCTgccattaaaatatgttttatggcTGCCTCTCATAATACGTCATGGTTTTTCCTTGGTCAGTCTTGTGGGAACAATAaagtgcgggggggggggggttctgtggGTCCTCCTGAGGGTGAAAGACTTAAATTCCTTCATTCTGATATGTTTTTAGGCACCAATTTATGGCAAAAATGTCTATTTATGGAAAGGAAATCACACGTTTCTGGTGGCAGGTAACAATTTAAAATACCAAACATAATGGACTAttattatattcagtagtgtAGTAAGGGGGCTTTTACATGTGGGACTTGGCACCAGACACGACAACACTTAACCTCAAAGTCCAGTTGTTTAATGAGCATGAACAGGGCTCATGGGAACTGTTTCCCCCAAGAAGCACGTTTTGCTCCCaagttgaaaaatgtaggaTTGACGTCAATAGGCTGCTGCTTTTACTGCTAAATTGTACAATAACTCAATCATGTTATGGATACAAAACATtgtgaagtgtaatgttttctaCATTCTATTGATGAAAACTCATCAGTGATGTTGAATATAGCCTACAGTGTAGTGGACCACCACAGTTCATGCATACATATGAACCGTGGGTTATCGGCAGTTTAACATACATAGTGTAAAACTAACCACTAGGTGAATGGAGCACAGCAGAAAGACGGAGCAGAACGACGCTGCTTGTTCAGGGTCCTCATGTGTACTCCTACAGGCCTACACTTCGCATCACCCgttaaaaccaactttacccAAACTGAATTAATATTTAACgcgacaacaagacatttttatcGGTAATGAAGCTGTCTCACTTTAATACTGACGCCGTCAGACGGCCGTGGGGACAGACAGCAGTCAGAGGTCTAGCCGGGGCCCCCTGAGGAACCTCTGATTGGTTCGGTCGGCCCATCTCGGGACCAGGCCGGCTGTTGCCGGCTGGCCAAATGCTTAATATTTACTAATATTATTAAtagaattataataattataacaaaAGTGAAATTATGCACACAACAAAAGCACGTTCTATACCCTGTTGGCCTGTAAAGACGATTTATTTGTATATTCAAAAAACAATCTGACCGGCCCACATTTGGCCCGGTCCCTCTGGCATTTGCCAGAATTGCCAGATGGCCAATCCGCCCCTGCTTTGCAGGTTCTTTTGTGATTGCATTTCGTTGTACTTTTATGTCGTGATATAGGTCTTAAAAAGTAAATTTGACTTGGAAATTCTTACTTTTAATTTGtgttaaattcaacaagcaatttgttgtattttctgaCATATACTGAACGCAGCAGAACTGAATaaactttaatatctgtttatcaCAAGCGATATGTTATTATGATATTGAACAATGTTATCGCATATAGTGCACCCCAATGGCATATGATTATCTAATCTGTTTGTACAAAGCTTTGTAATGAAAACGTGTGTCCTATAGCTCTGATTGTAGTCCCTACCCATGCTCTTTTTGGAACCAGGTGATCTGGGTGTGCAATAACTGCCGGAAGCAGCAGGAGATCCTGACAAAGCCAGGCGAGTGGTTCACCGGTCAGGCTGGGAAACCCGCTGGCCTCGGTTCAGCCGTCAGCGAGCCGTCTGTGTGCCAAACGCTCGGGGACAAGAAGCTCCGCTCTCGCTCCCAAGCACCCCCGGGCTCCACCACCGCAATCCAAGACCCCAACCGACCCGGCGCACCTGGGACCACAGCTGGCACCGATGCTCGGTCCCGTAGCGAACCACCACGAGACACGTAAGCTGAAGCAATGTCGTAGAACTCGTGCTATAAGACAGAGTGAAGGCAGTGAGTGAGGGGAAAATCAAACACAAATCTAACATTACTTAAACCCTATGCATCTGGAGATACATACAAATAAGGTTGGCCATTGCTTTggttttaaaggtcccgtgaCATGGTActcttggatgcttttatatagaccttagtggtcctctaacactgtatctgaagtccttgtatagacctagtggtcccctaatatgtatatgaagtctcttttatatagaccttagtggtccctaataactgtatctgaagtctcttttatatagaacttagtggtcccctaatactgtgtactgaagtctcttttatatagaccttagtggtccctaatactgtatctgaagtctcttttacatagaccttagtggtcccctatactgtatctgaagtctcttttatatgaccttagtggtccctaatactgtatctgaagtctcttttatagaccttagttgtcccctaatactgtatctgaagtttttatatagaccttagtggtcccctaatactgtatctgaagtctcttttatatagaccttagtggtcccctactactgtatctgaatgtcttcttataaagaccttagtggtccctaatacgtatctgaagtctcttttatatagaccttactggtccctaatactgtatctgaagtctcttttatatagaccttagtggtccctaatactgtatctgaagtctctttcccaaaattcagccttggtgcagaattccagccactagagccagtcccacaatgagcttctttagaatgtgccatttctgagtctgtagcttttgcaagcggaaaggggggggggggggggggctaaggtggaggctgggggtgttgGATCCTCCACCATACATGATTATACTGCACTAGGACTAACCATGACTAGTAATAGTGTTGGTAAATATTGCTGGAGTGCCCCTTTAAATTGCAATCCCTCAGCCACCAGAAAGAAAGCAGTCCTTGCAGAATATgttaatatttgtattattgttcATTATGTTCAGCCTCCATCATTTGCTTCTTTTATACAGTGGTGCATTATGTCTCTTAAGCAAGCCGTCTGTGGCATTGTTTCCTCTGCCATTCTGTTAGTCTAATGGAAGAATGCAGTCAGTTCCAAAAACACTGGACAGTAGAATGCGTTGTCACTCGTGACTTTCCATTACTGGACACTGATTTTAACAATGGCATGGTAACCATTCATAatcacagcagtgttttttgttaagtGTGAGTCAAATAGTTCTGTTATAAGGGAGGTAGAAGCTAAACGCATTTGAATACAGTGGAGTCTTTCACATATCATTTACTCAGGTAGCTATCATGTTTTTTGGTGACACTacataatgatttgtatttttactgttttacgTTCCCTTCGATGATACTGGGGACAATAACACAACAATCAAAAATGACTCACAGAGTCAGCGTGGAAGTGAGAATTGGAGCGTTTCATTTTTATCAAAAAGGTTCACATAAAGTGGAGGAGGATGGGAACGGGAGGTCGTTCCAAACGAAATGAACACATAAGAAAACTAGACTTAGCTGGTCTGTAGctctaaacaaaacacaaaccaaaGACCTAGGGCACGTTAAATCTCATAGCGGTGTGCACCATGTTGCCACGGTCTCCTGGTTGAATTGGCGACGTGTTTGTAAATTCATATTAAAAAGGCATTGcgcttagatagatagatagatagatagatagatagatatttattgatcccaaaaatatgggaaattacagtgttacagcagcacaccaaatatacatacatacaatatacatgaataataataataataacaaaatataagaataaaatataagaacaagtatttaaatatatacaagatgggaaaaacaaaaacaaaaacaactgtgcaactgtttaagtatgagcatgctaaaatgtaaatgacccAATCGTGCCGGTTGTCCCTATTGTAATAtggtggtgtctcagagtctcatctagcacccagggatgacgtgttgaagagttttttgtctgtggtaggaatgatttcctgtagcggtccgtgcggcatttaaactgtctgagcctctttgagaagctgctcctctgttggaccagtgtggggtggagagggtggtcagggttatccatgatagataacagtttgttcagggacctcctctccaccacagcttcaaaagtgtcctgtttgcagccgatcacggagccagccttcctgatcagtttgttcagtctgtttttatcgctggctccgatgctgcccccccagcagatgacggaggCTAGGCACACAGCAGGTTGTTCTTCGCACCCCCGTTtcagtaaaaataaacaatttgcTACATTAAGTCGGGGCTCAACATAGCCCCTAGCCGGCTTCTTTAACAAAAGCTGGTTGTCCAACACAAAACCTGAAGGAACCGGCGCATCTACTGATGCAGCGGTTGATCAATCTTCAATGACgctaaatacaaatattttaaatacagtatccAGTGATCTATGTGCAGGAAGTTAAATACCAACAGCTCTCACagtgtcttttctctctctctctccgtccccTTATTGATTGCTCCCCAGGAGAaatggaaggggaggaggaggagctggtcGCGGAGAGCGCCGGCCAGGTCAGGCCAGGCTGCAGACCCAGGTCTCCATGGACCGGGACATGCGGGGGGAGTCCAGGGAGCGCAGGGAAAGCCGGCGGCTGACAAAGGGACGCTCTCTGGAGCATGATCCTGTGGGGGGAAATGGTGGAGGAAGACGGACAGAAGAGGGGGGCTACCACCACATGGACCACAGCGGTGCCGCCCCTCGCCAAGCAGGGCCGGTCCCTCCTGGAGGCCGGGGCCACCCTGGGTCTGTGCAGGGTCGTGGCACGGGCATAGTAGGGGATGTTGGGGATGGCGTGCGGCCTGGTCAAAGGACGGTGGGCGGGGTTGGCGGGCCACATGAACACACCCTTGCTCAGCAGCCCCCTCCCCCTGAACTCAGAGCGCCTGGGGGTTCGGGCCCTGGCTCGAACCCCGGCCAGGGACCCGTAGTGAGACGGACCAAACGGGAGAAGGCTGAGAGCATGCTGCGCAATGATTCGCTCAGCTCTGACCAATCGGAATCTCTGCGTCCACCACCGCCAAGGCCCTACAAGTTGAAACGGGGGCTGGGGGCCGGAGTGAAGAGGCAAACCAGCGTCAGCAGttcagaggaggagggagggaccACGCCCGAGTACAGCAGCTGTGAGGACGCTGAAATCGAAAGTGTCAGCGAGAGAGGTGAGAGACAATATCAATCATCACTTTTTGTCCATGAACAAAACCTGTTGTTGATGTCAGTTCAGTCATttgttcatccatccatcacacGAGATATCTGAGGCATTGTGATTTGGAGAAAATTTGAGGCAACGGTCTGTCTCAACATTGCTTTATGGCAGTTTCTTCCACTGCTCAGGCCAGGGAGGTACTTTTCTATTTGACTACA from Etheostoma spectabile isolate EspeVRDwgs_2016 chromosome 10, UIUC_Espe_1.0, whole genome shotgun sequence harbors:
- the LOC116697131 gene encoding uncharacterized protein LOC116697131, which codes for MSWIVLDKLSESPTWDECYATHDTDSRCPDDASVITLKSDSDEKHPVELKDEGCFSVPSPPNSSFPTPAPSSSPPHKDLQTSSISQNQWRDIGATASHRNKVREHRGFRAPVFMQRRCGGCCCCNCSQRRSRPWRSRPWRSRQRRFRQRRPKPTRFTPVTSWQHLPVTIQPTKWYQVVGRMRCSLCYAQGWHYMTSWMCQSCQVPLCLLPYRNCYAEWHGQTC